The following are from one region of the Acidobacteriota bacterium genome:
- the cas2 gene encoding CRISPR-associated endonuclease Cas2, with the protein MYLLIVYDIEVKRVNRVHKFLKRYLHWVQNSVFEGELTDSQIEAVKLGLQRIIDDGDSVLIYTAREQRWLNKEVLGSERAETGNVL; encoded by the coding sequence ATGTACCTGCTGATTGTTTATGATATAGAGGTTAAGCGCGTCAATCGCGTCCATAAATTTTTGAAACGCTATCTGCACTGGGTGCAGAATTCGGTATTTGAAGGGGAACTCACCGATTCGCAAATCGAAGCGGTAAAGCTCGGATTACAGCGCATCATCGATGACGGCGATTCGGTGTTGATTTACACGGCGCGTGAGCAACGCTGGTTAAATAAAGAGGTGTTAGGAAGCGAACGCGCCGAAACCGGTAATGTCTTGTGA